The Spea bombifrons isolate aSpeBom1 chromosome 7, aSpeBom1.2.pri, whole genome shotgun sequence genomic interval TGAAAAAAACTGTGTGTTGTTTTCAGATGTCCTGTGCGAGACGCCACATTTCAATGCTTCTCAAGAAGGACTTGCCAACAGTTTCACTTACGTCTTTCGTCCCTCTCCTCATATCCTGAGCCGTAAAGTTGTATCAGTTCAGCTCTGGTTTTACACTGGAAGcgttgacctcggcttgtcccAGAGCTTGCCTGATGAGGAGCGGCTGGATCGCGTCCCGCTTCACCCCACGCCACCAGCCCAAAACACAGGACATGAGTACCAACCACCATCAAGGGAATCGCCTAGCCATTCCGAACACCATATCAGTGATACTGCCACCTCTTCTTTTAATAGCACtgatgatgaagatgatgatgatgacaatgATGATGCTCAGCACCCACCGGTTGACCTCCAGGTACTGTCAGGCGATAAAGCGGTGACTGTAGCAACACCCAAGGTGGAAAGAGTTGATGACTGGACTGTTTTCTACCTGGCTCCAGCTTTTCAGAACTACCTGACCCAGGGCCTATTTGTACTGCTGGTCCATTGCCCTACATGCCCGTGTACCAACCAGCCTGAATTTACCCCATTCCTTACCTACAGCACACGCCCTGCCCATCGGAGTCGAAGGTCTAGGGTTCCCTGGTCACCCTCTGCTCTGGAGCTGCTGCAACGTCCTCCAGTATCAGGAGTTGACAGCACCCAATGCCACCGTGGCTCACTCAACATATCTTTTGGGGAGCTCGGGTGGGATCAGTGGATCGTTCACCCTGGCAGCTTCCAATTCCACTACTGCCATGGCACCTGTTCTCCTAACCACAGCTTGACCCAAGCAATGCACTGGGGTTACTGTTGTGCTTCATTGCCCAGCACCATGAAGTCATTATGGGTGACCACCACGACAGATGGCGGCTTCTCCTACAGATACGAGACTGTACCCAACCTGTTGACTCAAGACTGCGCCTGTAGTTAAAACCACTTCTATGAGCTCATATTTAAGACCTCTTCGCAATATCAAGAAAGTCCTCCTCATTCCCGTACTCACGCCTTAGCGGCTTTGTCTTGGTTACTATATAAGCTATAGAAGTCTTACCTTATACAAGCTAGCATGTAgcgctttacttttttttagctaaCTCTCCCACAgtatttaaaagtttatttactgaatatccagctgttggccttaaagtgccttgaacataacccccagcgctgtatacagtaatataacccgcaactctgtatatagtaatgttggtcggtgacaaaaacctgtttttatctcattttgccccattaaactccctttatctgcagacccggagccgccgttgctgtcagtcatgtgatattttgggtgactttccctgttcaaacaccgcactgagctgatgctttacggcaatgctaatgaagtccgttcctccatagactttcattactcagagagtccggctgggtgattaagaccgattCATTccattgttccccacaggcagtatgataaggagtcggggtgtttcgtagatcggggctcaggtaacagagcgagaacctcatacaaacggctgatatgcagctgcctgaaaacatattacGGAGGTGGGGGGGTGGTGGGaatctaaaaatctaaaaaaaaacagtaatatttttaaatgtatttttaatgcagtACTTAAGCCATTTTACTCAAGGCTCCTAAAAACCTTCCcttaagaaatgttttttttttttttattaagtggtCCCCTAGACGAAGCCAACCTAGCTTTCAAATTAAACGGAATGATTCACGAAACAAAACTGAGCCAAAATGAGCCGCATTTACACAAAACATCTGCTTCTGAACGAGTCTGATTGTGTACTTTATGAGTAACGAGAAGGTTAAGTATTTGGGTACAATGTAACAGGGTCATGCTGGCGCTGGAGAACGTTGGCACGGGACGGGGCTGGTTACGTGTCAGGGCACGGTACGTGTTCCAGGACacgaagaaaacaaaataaacggTAAGGGTTCAGGAATGCGATCAACAAGTCTGGAGATTACTTTACCGGCCGACGCACTCACTCTGCCGAACGGAACACTTGTGTAATTAGCGGTGTCAGAAACTATTGAACATTCAAACTTTTCTCTGAATTAACCTCAAATGATGTAGAATTTTGCTGGGAACGCTTAACGGTCATGTGATACAAAGACGGTCACCGATAGGACAGTGCCATAGAAaccaaaaacatgttaaaagttactatgttgtttttatgtgatcagACCTTGAAAGTTAATAAAATTATGGATCTGTTAAGGTTTATTTACTTAAGATATTAAATAGCGCAATTAGTATTTTTAtcaaagtggaacagcacctttaaaagccTTGGAGAGAATGGGAACGGAGGTATAAATAGCGTTATTTACTAAAACCGGGAGTTTTAGGTAACAAGTTGGGTGTTTGAAGTGTGTTGTCCTTGCCTGCGTCTCATTTAAAGGTCCAGAATCCCACCAAGCTCTGCCTCGGCCCCCCTAACGATTAGAACGTCAGTAATTCTCACAGAACGGGGAGTGTGAAAAACTTGTGTAAAAACTGTTACACCTTAAACGAATGTATccgaaaataaaaatctttaaaagcCGACCAAAACAAGCAAGCTgcgaaattaacattttttggacTTCAGTGTTAATTGTTGATGCCGGTGGCCGAGGCGACCATCTGCGTCTTTCCCACGGCGGGAAGGAAACCAACGCGTCGCCTCCTCTTATTCCTTTTGGAAAGAAGGCGTCAGACCTTTGATCTCCTTCACAGCAGCAGGAAAAGGTCTAACGAATAAAACGCTTAACGACGGATCAGTTCTGACAGCAAAACGACCCATCCCAGTAACTCCTCACCTGCTCAGCCAACAGAAGCTTCCCACGCTGCGGACCCCTTCCGTGTTTACTCTGCAGCGATAAAGGATTTCTCCGGAACGTGCGAACAGAACATTCTGACACAGGAGATGTACTTTTTCCATGTGTTTTCTGCACAAATGAAATACACGACGCTCAACACCTGTAACGCCCCACGAGACCTCCCAGTAGAGTGTAAGCCCACAAGACCAAAGCCCCCTTCTGTAGCAGGACATCCTAGGGGTGCGCATGCCTTGTAAAGTTTTATGTTAATGCTATTTGTTAGTCTCTTTCCAGATAAAATAATTATGGAATCAGCTgcgggtctaatatatatatatatatatatatatatatatatatatatatatatatatatattccatcatcatcatcatcatcatctgatTTTAAACCAAGTCCATGCTATGAGAAgacttataataaaaataaaaaaaacccacatacaCCCCTTTTAAGAAGCACATTACACAATAAGTATTTAGGGCTCCAGCTACTTGAATTAAAGATCAcgaaaaaatacaatgtatcagccTTCGAAGGGTTAAATAATCAGATCACGcacgttttgtttttaatcaatttttaatattacaagtgtaaaaaaacaaaagtaacaatTTCCAGTACCATGAAATATTCAGcttaagaaaaaaaccaaaaaaaaacatattaaacatgtaAACCCCCCCCATACAAAAAAtgccccatttaaaaaaataaaataattccatAAGGTTTTGAGATGAACTGTATAATTTTTCAAGCATGCCTAGCTTAGGATAGACCGACCCCATCCCACGCAGCAGAGTGGAACAGAGCCATTAACACCAGCCTACCAACTTTATGCAAAGGGGTCTTTTCTGGCATTTGCAAATAGGGGGGGTGGAATGAAGCGGAGATTGGAAGACCGggatataaaaatacaacaagaaaaaccttaaaaaaactaaaatataaaataaaaataatgtatcgCTGCTCGAGCAGTAGCATTGCGAAAAGGGAGAAATATCCTCCCTACTCGCATATTGGAATGTTCAACATATCCACGCGAGATCGTACTACTCTagagaaagggggggggaaACGGAATGGAATGTTTAAAGCtttcaaaaaaaacaaggatGGAATAGAAAACGAGTCTCCCTCCCCCACTCCTCATAAGAACCCGACGAGCCAAAATCGTCCAAATGCCAGCCAGATGAAAGTTATAATGAAATTAAAACTagtgttatataaaataataataaaaacatcgaAAGCTATAGGACAAAGCCTAGAATGTAACGCAAATTCCCTTATTCAACCCGTAACGCCCGGAGGGGAATACAAACAGCGGTTGGCTTCTTATACAAAGGGGAGCAGGTAGCCCTGCGGCCCCCGAGCCCCCAACCGGCCTCCGGTGGCGCAACTCCAAAAAACATCGAACCCTAGAGTACCATAACAACTTTATACCCAATCCCAGAGCGCCGCTACAGCGCAATTCCATCCAGTCTTCTATTGTCTTCTCTTCAAAAGCCACTAAACTTACTTCTGATTCTTTTTCTCAGGCCAACAAAACTTTTAACAGAtagttttttgtacttttttctcCTCTACCTGATTTCTAAGCCGCtccaaattaatttttttaaatttttctcaTACCAACCAGTATCTAAATAACAGATCTACCCGGGAAGACTGAAGAAATCCTTGTAAAAGAAAGATGTTTTATAGAATTCTATCTATTGGGAATCGCTTCTTTAAGTAGAAATTATAACTTTTCAAGTTTATTGGCTCTTCTTCGGAACAAAGTAAAAaacctttgggttttttttgcaccaGAAAAGGCTGCTTATcctatgtataataaaaaaaaaaaaaaaaaaaaaggtatagtaAAACAAAACGTCACAGCTGTTTGACACTTAAAGTTATATAAGTAGATGGGACacaaaaaggtataaaatatTCAAGGCTGCCTTCTAGAAGTAGAAGGGTGTGAGAATCCCGTATGAACCGGCGGGGTCACCCGCGCTGGCACCGGTAAAAGGTCATTACTACAAACTTTCCAGAGATGAGATGCAGCTTGAGCAGTCCGCTGAACAGAGGCTCATTCACAaaacccgaccccccccccaaacgaTCCCTTCTCTCCATCCTCTGTGCagctctcccccctcccaaGCAGAGGAGGGGAGATTTCTTGGCGATTCAATTCCAGTCATGTCGTGAGATATGCAGAACTCAAATCCCCCCCATCCGCTACCCAGTTCTCCAAAGATCACAAACCtgcagaaaagagagaaaaaaaaaaaaaaaaagagttaagcGCTACTTGGAATTTGTGTGCGCTGCTGGCAAATTGAGCCCCTCTAGAACCCCCCCGCTGACCCCTCAGTTCAGAGACATCTTGGCTACATACACGGgcatttataataatacattctaaAAGAATATACGACTCAAAGGGGGCAATTATAACCGATCAAGGATTTTTGGGTGCAGTACCTCTGACCGCCTGTACAAGTAGGGTGGCGCTGCACGCTACAAGTGTATATACAGATCTGATTACAATTTAACAGCccgcaaaaatacattttaggaaGTCCATATAATGGTTTTTGTACATGTGCTTTAGacattaattggttaattaacCAAGCGCTCCTCAAACATGTCTTATACCAGCCATGCGGTTACAGCTTTTGATTCAGACACAAAAAGGACCTATTAATCATAACCAACATTTCCTCCTTAAATGGgtgggaggaaagaaaaaagtaacaaaaggcAGGATTGCTCAACCAACAAAGAAATGGGCTAAAGTGAGCAATATATCTGCACagttacataatattttttacccCGTGTCCATAGCTACAGAAGTCTTTCCACTCCCTTTCCCGATTGCTCATCATCTAGGAGGGATGCGGAATTAGATAGCCGTCACAATTACCActctaaaaactgccaaatGGTGCTTTTTTTGACGTTAGGTTTTAGGGCGACTCTGAGAAACGTCAAGTTTTAAAAAAGGGCCGCACCTCACAGCATAGAAACTATCTTGAGAAGTCACGAGCATCCAAATCCCAGCCGACAGTTTTAATAGACTACGAAAAAAGCGCATAAACGATAGTTTGTCGCCCGGGTGCGGAGTGAGAGGGACTCCCCTCGTAGGAGAAACAGAGTTt includes:
- the INHA gene encoding inhibin alpha chain; this translates as MTEEAGEKTSSELPTNYNLRMFLLCVALFVLVALNCPSAGQTCEIPEGDRLFILTRIKAKIVEALGPPPTQSPLSSPAPSPSPRAKPEQRNIRKRHSRVRSGGLEDVSQVILFPSSDVLCETPHFNASQEGLANSFTYVFRPSPHILSRKVVSVQLWFYTGSVDLGLSQSLPDEERLDRVPLHPTPPAQNTGHEYQPPSRESPSHSEHHISDTATSSFNSTDDEDDDDDNDDAQHPPVDLQVLSGDKAVTVATPKVERVDDWTVFYLAPAFQNYLTQGLFVLLVHCPTCPCTNQPEFTPFLTYSTRPAHRSRRSRVPWSPSALELLQRPPVSGVDSTQCHRGSLNISFGELGWDQWIVHPGSFQFHYCHGTCSPNHSLTQAMHWGYCCASLPSTMKSLWVTTTTDGGFSYRYETVPNLLTQDCACS